A genomic segment from Pleurodeles waltl isolate 20211129_DDA chromosome 9, aPleWal1.hap1.20221129, whole genome shotgun sequence encodes:
- the LOC138260325 gene encoding uncharacterized protein — protein sequence MSENTCVDELPDGAKKNCELFSVWGITEENACVAKMPDVVLRNNSRCIYVENVCFGSNDDRKVWIPLSAYREMQEKCRKLEHENRNLREQISQDTIIQNKTESYKRAVFEESFLSHSSNEGVKTAPSCTEFPCEPGFLAAKMHSLTDNTKERDQNVIYELPLQNAQVKRKILEQDTPSFISLFDFWKKNSPHLSEILTLLYMVTVKNYMQLRACDLANEIMQTLGFCSVQEGNTYVHLNQEQGKKIVPLARIIQWIWYLQDRARVPQIKELPMKLCAPFEFVSTEDKKHVCFTNDSLTEMLLSGTVEGTALYNVCQILKQELREMCNFYADFWFFDNVLATWLVPNWFNYLADVNQKNSEREVYTQNSALVGMAMWVPQKCEKATYRSDHVSPLSLSVLCGPPSGVCVWGRGRDRIPNLNLAE from the exons atgtctgagaatacatgtgttgatgaactgcctgatggtgctaagaaaaactgtgaattgttttctgtttggggaattacagaagaaaatgcatgtgtagctaaaatgcctgatgttgttttgagaaataattcccgttgtatatatgtagaaaacgtgtgttttggaagtaatgatgacagaaaggtctggatacctttatctgcttacagagaaatgcaggagaaatgtaggaagttggaacatgaaaataggaatttacgtgagcaaattagccaggatacgataattcaaaataagactgaaagttataaaagggctgtttttgaagaatctttcttgtcccattccagtaatgagggggttaagacagctccgagctgcactgagtttccgtgtgagccagggtttttggcagccaaaatgcattccttaactgataacacgaaggagagagaccagaatgtgatttacgagttaccattgcaaaatgcacaagtaaaacgaaagattttagagcaagacaccccgagtttcattagcttgtttgatttttggaaaaagaatagccctcatttgagtgaaatcctaacacttttgtatatggtcactgtgaaaaattatatgcagttgcgcgcttgtgatttggcaaatgaaataatgcagactttaggtttctgctcagtgcaagaaggaaatacttatgtacatttaaatcaagaacaaggaaagaaaatagtgcccctagctagaatcatacaatggatctggtacttgcaagacagggctagagtaccacagataaaagaattaccaatgaaattgtgtgcaccatttgaattcgtgtctactgaagataaaaagcatgtttgttttactaatgattcattgactgaaatgttgctttctggcacagtagaaggaacagcgttgtataatgtgtgtcagattttaaagcaagagctacgtgagatgtgtaatttttatgctgatttttggttctttgataatgttttagccacatggcttgtacctaactggttcaattaccttgcagatgttaatcagaaaaattcagagagagaagtgtacacccagaattctgccttagtggggatggctatgtgggtgccccagaaatgtgaaaaggccacttacag atccgaccacgtttcgccactgtccctgagtgtgctgtgtggtcccccttccggtgtgtgcgtgtggggtcggggaagggaccgaatccccaacctgaacctggctgagtaa